The Diadema setosum chromosome 8, eeDiaSeto1, whole genome shotgun sequence genome includes the window CTATATACATACAAGTATGTGACGCGCGCGCTCTGCGACGTGGTATATAGCGGCATCGTCTTGATGAAAGTGGTCCAATCAGTGGTCGGATCAAGATGTGAACTCAGCGTGAGTTACCCTTGGTACTTAATGGGGAATCTTTCTAATTACATGCATTTGACATTATAAATATTGAGTACTCACCCGCAACCATATTGCACACCTGATTAgtccaaccagggaggtgaaagaGTAACCCTCCCTGGCCCAGGAGACTACAAAACGTACGCAATTCGGGGATTGAAAATCCCGAAAAATCCTGGAAATATATAAAGGGAtgtttgagcattttttttccaaaaatattttcaatttcagagccacccccccccccacacacaaacgTTCAACTAGAAGAACCTTGGGAAACTGTGGCATCCCCTTACACATCatcacacagatacacacacttTGACCCATATTtacggacgcacacacacacacacacacacatgtacacacacaccgTCTTTTACATACGAAAAGAAATGTGCAAAGTTACTTCTGTTTATATTATGTCTTTTCTGCATCTATAGTAAGAAAACTCTGTATCATAAGGCAGCTCAAAAAAGCACGAAGGTGAAaaaggcgtttttttttttttttttttaatgtatctaTTCATCCCAAATTCTTTCTGAAGTGGCGCTTGCTAAGAGTGTCTCTTCCACAGGGCAGGCGCCCTTACACCTGTCGCCTCCACTTTTCCCTCCACGAGTTCCAGAGAGCGATCTGCCTTAACTCGGTTTCTTTTTCGTATCGAGGCTTCTTCATTCGCTTCTGTAAAGAAACAATGAAAGACAAATAAGCAATGAGCAAAATTGGATCATAACGGAAGGAACAAAATATTTGAACTATTAGTCTTGTGCTCTCCCTGCTTCCTATTTATCAAACAAATATTTAAAGATAAAACATAGGATGTCATTACAGGCAGCTAATTTGTGAtctgaaaatcaaaagtaaaactTTACCTTTCTTTGAAAGCTATAGCGTTGATATTTGAAAAGTTGATCACGACTTtatttgtaactgtatattttCATAAGCTAATGAATTCATGAGGCTTTTAGAATTTCAAGTTGAACGCGGGAGATATCAACTTGCAGTTTTGGGAGTGTTATTTGTTAGTATATTGGTTTAGTCACCTTACGGGGAAGACGTTTGGGGAAATCTTTGACCACTGGACGAGAAGGGGTGATGAAATATCGCCCTTCTCTTTTGCCCGGTGCGTTTTTGGCTGAAGCTCGTGATAACAGGCTTATTCGTCCCCGAACTTGTACTCGGTGATGTTCGTGTGCGGGTCTTGCCCGTAGAGGGAGATGGCCCCCCTGGGAAAGTGAATTTAAGAGAAAATACGTTACCATACACTTAAATACTATGAATTAATTATTCAATAACGTCTTATTCAATAACGTCcttcataatcattatgtttCATTCCATATGTATTGAGATTGattgatatcattttatttctgcatttcttttccatacatatacatgtaacacaAAGTCTTTTAATCAAAGTCACTAAGCATGCTGTTTGGACCTAACGGTTGTAAAAGGAAAGTGATTAACTAAAATGTACGACACCATTTTCATGATGATGCAGAAAGCCAAACATTCAAGCTATATCAATAACCAACGAAAATGATGAAGGTGGAGGTTATAATAGCGATGAAAGAGCCATTGGCATACCTTAAAGACACACCCTTCACTCTCGACCCAGCTTCGGGTTTCCACCTTCTCATTAGTGCCGATGTCGTCATGACGACCACCGATGTTCATCTGATTTTCGATGTCTGCTGGCACTGTGTACCTCAGTTGTCTCATTGTTTTGAATCGAGGTTTCTGAAACAAGAAGTATACCGGATATACACATTTAGAAGGAAAATGTGAGGCTGTCCAGAGTTTATCCCTGGATATAGCATTAAATATACCAAACAATGTCATATAGGTCTTGTTGAATATTAATGCATCGTTGTTCACATGGATCATCACACGATGAATTACACATACAGCTAGTGTTCATCGTTATAATCTTTCAAGTCATACtgcaatataaaaatatgaagcTAAAAACTTGTAAACCATAGTGAATTTGGAAGTTCACAACAAACTGGCCAGCAAAGATATATCTATCATAAGTTTTAGAAATTAagcaaagaataaagaaaaagtaACGGATAAAGCGTCCAAAAGGAATATGTTCTACATTTCTTTCATACTGCAGTGTGACATTGCTTCACATTGCATTTGGATGAAGACAGTGTTCACCTCTTCTATCTCATTCGTAATCCAGGAGCAGACCGTCGACGTGGATTGAGATTTGCTGGAGACAAGGAAATCTTCATCTCCCATCATTATTTCTTCATCGAGAGCAGCCTCCCAAACgacttcctcctcctcctcctcttcctcatcgATCTCCTGCATCGCATCCTCCCACACCTCTTCagccaacggcgtaaatccatactgaggagtgggggggatgatcggcgatagtcaccatcaccacgattacaagcccataaccgaaccggagcagccttgagggggacggggggtgagagaagcttggtaacctccccccccccccccacacacacacacatacacacacacacactttacagggatcgg containing:
- the LOC140232391 gene encoding uncharacterized protein isoform X2, whose amino-acid sequence is MQEIDEEEEEEEEVVWEAALDEEIMMGDEDFLVSSKSQSTSTVCSWITNEIEEKPRFKTMRQLRYTVPADIENQMNIGGRHDDIGTNEKVETRSWVESEGCVFKKRMKKPRYEKETELRQIALWNSWREKWRRQV
- the LOC140232391 gene encoding uncharacterized protein isoform X1; protein product: MQEIDEEEEEEEEVVWEAALDEEIMMGDEDFLVSSKSQSTSTVCSWITNEIEEKPRFKTMRQLRYTVPADIENQMNIGGRHDDIGTNEKVETRSWVESEGCVFKGGHLPLRARPAHEHHRVQVRGRISLLSRASAKNAPGKREGRYFITPSRPVVKDFPKRLPRKKRMKKPRYEKETELRQIALWNSWREKWRRQV